The DNA segment AAACCGTTTCTACCGCTTTCATCTTGCGGCTAATCGCATCAATTTCATTGAGTACACTTTCCGTTCTGTCTACCGTTGCCCCGGGAGGTGTCGTTACATTCACATAGATCATTCCCTGATCTTCGGTTGGAATAAAGCCAGAGGGCAGGATACTGCTCATTCCCCAGGTGGTGACAAAAAAGACGATGAGCAAGCCGAAAGTGAGTATTCTTCTTCCCGCGATTCTTCCCAGCAGGTTTTTATACCCTCCGGCCATTTTGTTGTAGCCTTTATTGAAGACCGCAAAAAATCTGGCCATCCAGCCTTTTGCCTCCGGTTTATCATGCGGAGAGCGGAGAATGATGGCACATAGGGCAGGAGTGAGCGTCAAAGCGTTGATTCCGGAAATGATAATTGCCGATGCCAGTGTTAAAGAGAATTGTCTGTAGAAAATACCCACCGGACCAGAAAGGAAAGCTACAGGAATAAATACCGCCGACATCACCAGTGTGATGGCCACCACGGGTTTACCTACCTCTTTCATCGCAGCAATGGTCGCTTCCATAGGCTGCAGGTGTTCTTCTTCCATCTTGGCATAGACTGCTTCGACCACTACAATGGCGTTATCGACGACGATACCTATCGCGAGTACCAGGGCAAACAGGGTGAGCAGGTTAATGGAGAAACCCAGCATCTGCATAAAAAATAAGGCGCCGATCAGACATACCGGAACGGCCAATGCGGGAATTAACGTAGAGCGGAAGTCCTGTAAGAAGATGAACACGACTATAAAGACCAATACAAAGGCCTCCAATAGGGTAATCAATACACTGGAAATCGAAGCATCAAGGAAACGCGATACATCATAACCCATCGTGTATTTCATGCCCGGAGGAAAAGAGTTTTCCTGTAATGCCGCCATCTTCTCTTTCACATTTTTGATCACTTCCTGTGCATTTGAACCGGGAAGCTGTTTCATCATAATGGAAGCAGAAGGCCTGCCATCAGTTTTGGAAACCATCTCATAATCCAATGACCCAAACTCTACATCAGCAATGTCTTTGATCCGGATAATGGAACCGTCTGCATTTGCCCTGATTGGAATGTTCTTATACTCTTCTGCCTCAGAAAACTTGCCCGGATAACGCAATACATATTGCTGCATATTGATCGATTTATCAGATCCGATTCCCGTTTGTCCCGGCGCAGCCTCTACATTTTGTTTTCTTAAAGCGGCAATGACATCGTCACTGGAGATTTTATACGCGGCCAGGCGGTCGGGCTTCAGCCAAACACGCATCGCATAATCCCTCAAACCCATAATCTGGGCAAAACCAACCCCTTCAATACGCTTGAGTTCTTTCAGGATGTTAATGTCGGTGAAGTTGTAAATAAAGCGTTCATCTGCAGACTTGTCATCACTGTAGATGTTCAGGTACATGAGCATACTGTTTACCTCTTTCTCCGTGGTTACCCCAGCTTTAATGACCTCTTCAGGTAATTCGTCCAGTACGGTCGTTACCCGGTTCTGCACGTTTACAGCGGCAATATCCGGGTCTGTACCTACCTTAAAGAAAACCTGAATTAAGGTGGTTCCATTGTTGGTGGATACGGAACTCATATAGGTCATTCCCGCCACACCATTGATGGCTCTTTCTAAAGGGATCGCAACGGCATTCGTGCTTACTTCCGCATTGGCCCCGGTATAGTTTGCGGTGACCACCACAGAAGGAGGCACAATGTCCGGAAACTGGGTTACCGGCAGCGTAAATAAGGCCAGCAGCCCGAGGAGGGTAATAAAAAGCGATATGACCAGCGACAATACCGGTCGTTTTATGAATTGTTCAAACATAATTATATAGGATTTATGCAGGTATCCCGCATGGGCTTATCTGCAATAAATGCAAGTTGAATTGGGAAAATGTTTAGTTTTTAGCAATTGGGTTAGCGCCTTTTATGTTAAGGCCGATGGGTTTAATCTGAATTCCGTCACGCAGACTTTGGGTGCCTTCAAAGACAATTTTGTCTGATTTGCTTAGGCCAGCGCTGACAATGTAATAGTGTCCTACTCTTTGTCCGGCCTGGAAAGCAGTCATTTTAATCTTGTTATCGGCTCCCAGAACGTAAACATAAGTTCTGTCCTGAATCTCAAACACAGATTTCTGATGAACCGCAAGGATTTCTCCGGTTTCTATAGGAACACTGATTTTGCCGGAAGCACCGTGTTTTAATAAACCCTCAGGATTCGGGAAATTCGCTTTTAAAGAAAGAGAGCCCGTCTGACTGGCGAATTCACTTTCCGCAAATTTAGCCTGACCTGCAAAGGGATACACCGCACCATCCGCAAGGGTCAGTTTAACTTGTTTCTTAAAGCTGTTTTTCGCGTATCCTGCATCACTGGCAATGTTTAAATACTCTTTCTCCGTAATCGAGAAATAGACATTTACAGCGCTTAGGTCAGATACGGAGGTCAGGAGGGATCCTTCCTCCAATAGGCTGCCTGCTTTTAATGGCAATCGGTCAATGCGACCACTGAAAGGGGATTTGATCAAAGTATTGGACAACCTGGATTTCGCATAACGCAGGACGGACCTGGCTTCGGCGATACGTGATTCTGCGGCTTTAACTTTGGCTGCTGCAAGGTCGAGTTCTGTCTTGGAAACAATGTTGTTTTTTACCAGCAATTTCGTTCTCTGCTGCTCTAACTCAACCGTCTTTGCATCTGCTATTGCATTGTTTAACACCGCGTCTGCTTTACTGAGTTCCGCTTTATATTCTTCGTCGTTTATTCTAAACAAAACCTGTCCTTCCTTAACGGCGGAGCCTTCTTCTACATAGATTTTCTCCAGGAATCCGGATAAACGGGACCGGACTTCTACATTTTTTACCGCCTGTATATCGGCAATATATTCTTTGTAAATCGTGGTGTCTAAAACGTGGATCGCAGCAACAGGTACAGGTTTGGACTTGTCGGCGGTCGCAGGTTCTTTACTTTCAGAAGAGGTACAGCTGGCAAATGCAAGTGCAACAAAAAGAGGGGAATAAGCTAAGAAATTAACCTTCATGGCAATACTGATTTTTGTGGACGTATGGATTTACGCCCAGATGTATAAATGGTTTAATGAAATTCGATACAGAAACGAAATTGAAAGGATTAGTAAATGCTGAAGCACTCAGGAAACGCAGAAATTTAGCCGCACTTAATGGCGGGGCTTCTCCAAGAAATGCCTGAATAAGAAATTACTAATAAAAAGATTTACCCTAGAATGGTTTTAACCTGAAAAGGTGGGAGTAATAACTTGGTAAACAAACGCTTTTTGTTCTGTAAAGCGGGTGCTCAACAACAATTAGCTTTCCAATCTGTTTAAATAGAAAAAAGGAAAGGAAAACAATAATTGCAGGTAAGATATAAATGCCGGTATGGAAAAGACGGTAATTCTCGTTCGGAATTTTTATATCGTCTTCATAATTGTGCATTGGAATATCGAGTAAGTCATCAAGTACAAATTCCAGAACTGAGTCGCCCGCAAAAGTAGACTGCTTTTGATTTAAGGAGCTGTCTCCAGCTTCATAAGCAATAATGTTGAGGTACGCAAACAACGATAGAAAATGAAATAGTTTGATAAACATACGGTTTCAAAGATATAACAATAGGGTACCTGATTATTTGCAGATAATTGTCTTGACATTTTTATGATAAATGCAGTCCGTTCCCATCTTTAAGGAAACTATTTAATTTCCGTAGCTTAGAATCATAATCATGAAAAAAGAGATGCAGCCTATAAATAACAACCATCCCGATCTTCAGGCCATACTGGAAAATGAGCTTGTTAAGCTTGTTCCCCTGCAAGATCTTGATTTTGAACGACTTTATGCCGTCGCTTCTGATCCGCTGATCTGGGAGCAACACCCCAATAAAGACCGGTACAAAAGAGCAGTGTTTGAAAGTTTCTTTAAAGGAGCAATGGAATCGGGTGGTGCTTACCTGATTTTAGACAAGGATTCGGAAGAAGTAGTAGGCAGCAGCAGATATTATGATTTCGATGCGGAAAAGAAACATGTCTTTATTGGCTACACTTTTGTTGGCCGCAAATTCTGGGGTCAGGGATACAATCCTTCTGTTAAGAAGCTGATGATCGATTATGCTTTTCAATTCGTTGATCAGGTACTGTTCCATATCGGGTCACAAAATATCCGCTCACAGAAAGCCATCGCAAACCTGAATGCGGTTAAAATTGGGGAAGAGGAAATTGCCTATTATGGCGAAGCCTCTAAACTAAATTTCGTTTATCAGATCAGTAAAGCCGATTGGACTGGCATTTAGAACAGTAACTTATGAAAATTGACGATAAGGACACCACTAAAATATTTGATTTATTAGGTAGGATCAGCGATGCTGACCCTGAAGCAGGGAAAGAAGCCGAAAGCTTTGCCGATCAGTTCTATTTTTGGGAGCAGCAAGGTGCGAGCTCTCTTCTGATTTTCAAGGAATGTGAGGTTGATCAGGTTCAGAAGTGTTTTGCCGGTTACCCTGGAGGAGCTTCCAGTTTCTATGTCCCTGCTGGTTTTAAAATTAAAAGTGTCACACTGGATAAGGGAACTTATACTTTTATGGCTGAAGACGGAAAATCTGTTTCTGCGAATTTAGAAGAACTTGGCCGGATGTGGGACCTGATTCCTCTGGGAGGAGGTAGGGTAAATGAAAGCTATATAGATTGGACATTCTTAAACTGCAGCAGGAAAAAAGACACTGCAGACTATACACAACGTGGAATTGGAGAGTTTACTTTTGCCTATGGTACTTACACTTTTGACGAGTATCAATCTAAGGATCACAATTTTTCTATTATAGTTCATGTTGATGATGTCAACGACCTTCGTACCTGCCTTTCAGAGATTGATTTTGTTTTAAACCGGATCGCCGAATTCGATGAAAACTCCAGAAATGAGCTTGCGGTTAAATTGTCTGTCACCGCAGATGAACTGGAAATGATTAACCTTGATGCACTGGACTATTATAAACAAGGGGAATTTGACCTGACCTATTGTTTACCGGAAGATGCAGCGCTCGAGTATGTCAGGGTCTGTTATTCAAAAGATGGCCTGCCGGTTGAGGCCACCTTCGGTAATTTTTAAATGAGGATGTTAAGTAATCAGGGCCGTCATGACTACTTTGCGCAGGTATTTACTAATAGGAATCTGATACTTCTGAATGTGCAGCAGGTTGCCTTCAATGCGATCAATTTTGTCAATCCCTATCACATAAGATTTATGGGTTTGTATAAACTGTCTGGCTGGTAATTTTTCGAGTAATGATTTGATGGTGCTGTGGGTCACAATCCGCTTATCTTTAAGCTGAATGGCGACATAATTCTCCATTCCCTCGATAAACAAAATATCAGCAAAGACTATTTTCTCGAACTTCCCATTGGACTTTACAAATAAATAAGCAGTAGATTCATCGGGCCGGGCCTTTAATGCAAAATATTCCTTCGCTTTTGTTGCTGCTTTAAAAAATCGTTCGTAGGAGATGGGTTTTAGTAAATAATCCATCACTTCTAATTCGAAACCCTGTATGGCATATTGCGCATAAGCAGTGGTGAATATCACTTTAGGAGGGTTGCGGAGGGTTTTCAAAAATTCAATGCCCGTAAAAAGAGGCATTTGTATGTCCAGGAAAAGCAGGTCTACCGGTTCCTCTTCCAACAGACTGTTCAATTGTAAAGCATCTTCACAGCTTCCTTTAAGATCCAGGAAACTGATTTTTTCTATATAACCCTGTAAGCCTTTGCGCGCATAAGGTTCATCATCGGTAATGATACAACTGATTTTATCGTTCATATTCTAGTTTTAAGACCGCTTTAAATTGATTGTTTTCCTGCTGTAGTTTTAGGGAATGTCTGTCCGGATAAAGCAAGTCAAGGCGTCGTTGCAGGTTTTCCAGTCCGATGCCTCCTGTTTTAGCCCCGTGTTGCATCACCAGCGGTACGGAATTCTCCACGCTAAACACGATATAGTGATCTGATATCCTGGCATCGACCAGCATTTGATAATCACCGCCTATAAATTTGAATGCATTTTCAACCAATGGCAAAAATAACAGTGGATACACCAGTTGTGCATTCAGCTGCGGATCAAAAGCGATCTGTAACTGCAGTTTATCTGTGCTCCGGATCTTTTGCAATTCAATAAAGCGTTGAAGATAGTCGATTTCGAGCGCTATAGGCACCTGTTGTTGCTGGTCATAGAGCTGATACCTGAGTAGCTCTGAAAATTGCTCAATACTTCTCTTTGCACCAGGTAAATCTTCATCCATCTGAAAGTAAATGGTATTTAAAGCATTAAAAAGAAAATGTGGGTGATATTGAGCTTTAAGGAATTTGAGTTCCGTTTCTAAATGTTCATTCGTTATTTTCTCTAGTAGCACTTTATTGTCTACATACGCCTTTAACCAGCTTCTGCTACGCGCAATTCCATAATAAATCAGGGCATATAAAGTTGGAATCATGGTCAGGTCTGCGACGTCTACCCAGGACAGACCATCATCCGTAAATGCCGCCATTGGGATCAGGATCAGGTAGGCCAATAGCAGATTAACACCTACCAGTATCAGCAATTCTCTTACGATGCCCCGATAATTTAAATGGTGTGGCCAACGTTTGTCGTAAAACCGGAAGAGTGCTTCAAAAATGCCTATGCTTAGATAGCCCAGCAAGATGCTGCAAAGAATTTCGAAAATGTTTAAAACCAAGTCTCTTGTCCAAAATTGAGTATCAACAGCGAGGTCATGCAATAGCCTGATGGTGAAATAGATCAGAAGGCCATAAACTGCGGGGAAAATGTATTTTTTGAATAGCTTCATGTTATGCCGTTTCTTCTGTTTTCATTTTTGTTCCGTCAGCTTTTTTTATAGGTTTCATGCCGAATAAGAACCTGTTGAGTGCAAAAGGGCGGATCAGCAAATGATAAGTCAGTACGCTTATAAAAAATGTAAGGCCTAAAGTATAAATATATTTAGATAAAATGCTTTCATTACGGAGTTGCACGATATAATAAACCAGGATGACGATCACGGTCTGATGCAGGATGTAAAAAGGATAAGCTGATTCATTTAAATAGTTGAGGATTTTGTGTTTGGCGTTCAGGTAACGTTTCCCATATCCAATCAATGCGAATACCCATGCCCATGCAATGGTTGGTTTTAAGGCATAAAAAAGATAAGTAAAGAATTCATCCTGGAAATACCAACCGGCATACTTTGGTTCAATTTTATTCCATCTTAAATAGTTTAATAAGAGGAGTGCTAAAAATCCTACCGTTAAGGCAAAACGTCGGTTACGTTCCAGGCTATCCATCAATTTGGGTTGGAGGATACAGATAAACCCGGTCATTAGAAAGAGCAACCAGTAAACAAAATAAGCGGGATCGTTGATCAGGTCATTGGTTTCAGGAAACCTATGGGCCATTAGGGTATACCAGATGATTCCGGGAAGCATCAGCAGGTATATCCGTTTATTTTTAGTCAGTACTTCCATCTTTGTTTTAAATCCATTGCCTTTTGGAGAGATCAGCCAGGCAAATAAGGGCGCGAACATCAGGTCGTATAAAAACAGGTAGGCGATAAACCAAAGGTGATGCCAGCTGAAATTGCCTGTTGGATAGGGTATGAAGTCTAACACATGGGGATACCAATGCCAAAAACTACCTTGATAACCGGCAATCAGTCGTTCCATATAGATCTGAGGCGGAACGACAACAAACATCCCAAATATTAGAGGGATCAATAGTCGGCGGAAGCGTAAACCAATGAAGTTTAACGTAGATCTCCGTTGCATCATGTAAAAGCTTACCGTACCAGAGATGAAGAACAATAAGGGCATGCGAAAAAGATGGAGGAACATATTTGTTTCCATCAACAGATTGCTCGTTTCTGCATTTTTAATATGCCATCCATCTTCTGAAACATAAGGCATGGCCGAATGAAAAAATAATACACCTAATATGGATAATATCCTTAGCCAATCAAGATAGGTTTGTCGTTGTGTGGTTTCCATTTTCGTTCTTTTTACGCAAGAAAAGAACTTCATCTAAAATGGAACGCTTTTTTTTGACCACAGGTCAACTTTTCCTGATCAGTAGATTATTTATTGATCTGCAGTCTGTCTGATTTGCTAAAACATACTTGGTTTTGCTCTGTGCCTTCTTTTTGGAAAGAGAGGGATTCCTTGTTTTAAAAGATCCTGCTGTTAAATTTTTTAATAAATTAGCTAACTTGATGCCCTGGAAAGTAAAGACCTTCAAATGAGAATCAATATAGACGAAAATATAAATCTTGAACTGATTGCAGCCGGGCATGCTACAGGACTATATGCTGTTATTGAAGCAAACAGAGCCCGTTTTGCCGAATTTTTAGCTTGGGGTGACAATGCCAAATCCCTGGAGAATTTCAATAATTATATCAGGAACTGCGAATTACAATACCAACAGGGAAATGATATCAATTTTGTGATCTTGTTAGATGAAAAACCGGTAGGGAAAATGGGATTACACTATATCAATACTTATAATAAAAGTGCTGAAATTGGGTATTGGCTCGGTAAAAAGGACGAAGGCAAGGGCATCATTACAAAATCATGTAAAGGTTTGATCAGCTATGGTTTTAGGGAGTTGGGTTTAAACAGAATAGAGATTAAAGCAGCCGAAAGTAATGTCAGAAGCCTGGCCATCCCAGAGAAATTGAATTTCACAAAAGAAGGTATACTGAGACAGGCAGACCTGGTTAATGGTCAGTTTCTTGATCTGGTTTTATACTCCATGTTAAACGAAGAGTGGAAATCATAGCAATAATATTTTTACTGTCATTGCCGGTTTTGGGCTATCTAATGTACAAACAAGCAAGAAAAGGTATTGAGACGCCTGTAAAAACGCTGGAGTATGTGTTTATACTAGGCTTTACGCTCTCTTTCTTGTTGTTCTGCTGCGGTTTAATGGTCTATTCTGCGGACTATTATACCGCTATTGACATCGTTGATGGCGGCTATTCTCCTTTCGCATCTAAGCACCTGCTAAGCCTCATTACTTTTTTTGTCCTGGCCGTGTTTGGATTATTGAAGCTCTGGCTGAAAGGGAGAGCAATGCCTCCCTTATGGTTTGTACTGATGTTGGTTCTTGTTTTGATCGGGATCCCAATCAGTGCTGCTGTATTTGTTCAAATCTCACACAGTACGGAGTCTTATGATGGATGGCTGTTTGGTTTTTTGCCTTTTGCCTATATTTTAACTGCGGTAGCTGTAATTTGTAAATGCGTTGTGGAAGAGCTTGCTGGGGCAAACGACAAGGTGTACCGCAATAAAGTGCTTAACTATTTAAACCAAAAGATGGCGAAGACGGCCCATCAACCATTCTATGTGTTGATTTTGCTGATTCCGGTTTTTATCATTATAGTTGTCTTATTGATCTTATTCGGACAAGAAGCAGATTCGATGAGTAAAGTGTTTACCGAAACCACAACCTGGCGTTTTTC comes from the Pedobacter sp. FW305-3-2-15-E-R2A2 genome and includes:
- a CDS encoding efflux RND transporter periplasmic adaptor subunit, yielding MKVNFLAYSPLFVALAFASCTSSESKEPATADKSKPVPVAAIHVLDTTIYKEYIADIQAVKNVEVRSRLSGFLEKIYVEEGSAVKEGQVLFRINDEEYKAELSKADAVLNNAIADAKTVELEQQRTKLLVKNNIVSKTELDLAAAKVKAAESRIAEARSVLRYAKSRLSNTLIKSPFSGRIDRLPLKAGSLLEEGSLLTSVSDLSAVNVYFSITEKEYLNIASDAGYAKNSFKKQVKLTLADGAVYPFAGQAKFAESEFASQTGSLSLKANFPNPEGLLKHGASGKISVPIETGEILAVHQKSVFEIQDRTYVYVLGADNKIKMTAFQAGQRVGHYYIVSAGLSKSDKIVFEGTQSLRDGIQIKPIGLNIKGANPIAKN
- a CDS encoding GNAT family N-acetyltransferase, giving the protein MKKEMQPINNNHPDLQAILENELVKLVPLQDLDFERLYAVASDPLIWEQHPNKDRYKRAVFESFFKGAMESGGAYLILDKDSEEVVGSSRYYDFDAEKKHVFIGYTFVGRKFWGQGYNPSVKKLMIDYAFQFVDQVLFHIGSQNIRSQKAIANLNAVKIGEEEIAYYGEASKLNFVYQISKADWTGI
- a CDS encoding LytTR family DNA-binding domain-containing protein gives rise to the protein MNDKISCIITDDEPYARKGLQGYIEKISFLDLKGSCEDALQLNSLLEEEPVDLLFLDIQMPLFTGIEFLKTLRNPPKVIFTTAYAQYAIQGFELEVMDYLLKPISYERFFKAATKAKEYFALKARPDESTAYLFVKSNGKFEKIVFADILFIEGMENYVAIQLKDKRIVTHSTIKSLLEKLPARQFIQTHKSYVIGIDKIDRIEGNLLHIQKYQIPISKYLRKVVMTALIT
- a CDS encoding histidine kinase, whose protein sequence is MKLFKKYIFPAVYGLLIYFTIRLLHDLAVDTQFWTRDLVLNIFEILCSILLGYLSIGIFEALFRFYDKRWPHHLNYRGIVRELLILVGVNLLLAYLILIPMAAFTDDGLSWVDVADLTMIPTLYALIYYGIARSRSWLKAYVDNKVLLEKITNEHLETELKFLKAQYHPHFLFNALNTIYFQMDEDLPGAKRSIEQFSELLRYQLYDQQQQVPIALEIDYLQRFIELQKIRSTDKLQLQIAFDPQLNAQLVYPLLFLPLVENAFKFIGGDYQMLVDARISDHYIVFSVENSVPLVMQHGAKTGGIGLENLQRRLDLLYPDRHSLKLQQENNQFKAVLKLEYER
- a CDS encoding acyltransferase family protein encodes the protein METTQRQTYLDWLRILSILGVLFFHSAMPYVSEDGWHIKNAETSNLLMETNMFLHLFRMPLLFFISGTVSFYMMQRRSTLNFIGLRFRRLLIPLIFGMFVVVPPQIYMERLIAGYQGSFWHWYPHVLDFIPYPTGNFSWHHLWFIAYLFLYDLMFAPLFAWLISPKGNGFKTKMEVLTKNKRIYLLMLPGIIWYTLMAHRFPETNDLINDPAYFVYWLLFLMTGFICILQPKLMDSLERNRRFALTVGFLALLLLNYLRWNKIEPKYAGWYFQDEFFTYLFYALKPTIAWAWVFALIGYGKRYLNAKHKILNYLNESAYPFYILHQTVIVILVYYIVQLRNESILSKYIYTLGLTFFISVLTYHLLIRPFALNRFLFGMKPIKKADGTKMKTEETA
- a CDS encoding GNAT family protein, with product MRINIDENINLELIAAGHATGLYAVIEANRARFAEFLAWGDNAKSLENFNNYIRNCELQYQQGNDINFVILLDEKPVGKMGLHYINTYNKSAEIGYWLGKKDEGKGIITKSCKGLISYGFRELGLNRIEIKAAESNVRSLAIPEKLNFTKEGILRQADLVNGQFLDLVLYSMLNEEWKS
- a CDS encoding DUF6688 family protein — translated: MYKQARKGIETPVKTLEYVFILGFTLSFLLFCCGLMVYSADYYTAIDIVDGGYSPFASKHLLSLITFFVLAVFGLLKLWLKGRAMPPLWFVLMLVLVLIGIPISAAVFVQISHSTESYDGWLFGFLPFAYILTAVAVICKCVVEELAGANDKVYRNKVLNYLNQKMAKTAHQPFYVLILLIPVFIIIVVLLILFGQEADSMSKVFTETTTWRFSTKTHPPFLDHQGHYLCTVAVCGDPKVVKPLRLGIRHGHEIIVNRQLLIANAFEELIQENLPAVHRVIRACYDKYGYPLSKKITSQKGSNLVYRLMKPLECFFLISLYLCSTKPEDKIAKQYAT